A region from the Sphingopyxis lindanitolerans genome encodes:
- a CDS encoding alpha/beta fold hydrolase, which produces MTAKLFLHGVPDSPAIWRPLLAALDLGDTPVAVPALPGFIGPLPTGFAATKEAYADWAVAEAEALAAAHGPIDIVGHDWGALIAQRAAMLRPDLFRSWAVSNAVIDPDYRGHRIARIWNTPILGEIFMALSAPAKLAQGLAAQGMPADIAAEEAGQWANKDKRRAILKLYRSAKGLSFAHDWARDIGKLPANGALIWGEGDPYVELSVARRFAANTGVPLTIIEGAGHWAIAERPAEVAAALRDYWNGL; this is translated from the coding sequence ATGACCGCAAAGCTCTTCCTTCACGGCGTCCCCGACAGCCCCGCCATCTGGCGCCCGCTGCTCGCCGCGCTCGACCTCGGCGACACGCCCGTCGCGGTTCCCGCGCTCCCCGGCTTCATCGGCCCGCTGCCTACGGGCTTTGCCGCGACCAAGGAAGCCTATGCCGATTGGGCGGTGGCCGAGGCCGAGGCACTGGCCGCCGCGCACGGCCCGATCGACATCGTCGGCCACGACTGGGGCGCGCTGATCGCGCAGCGCGCCGCGATGCTGCGGCCCGATTTGTTCCGAAGCTGGGCGGTATCGAACGCGGTGATCGACCCCGACTATCGCGGGCACCGGATCGCGCGAATCTGGAACACGCCGATTCTCGGCGAAATCTTCATGGCGCTGAGCGCGCCGGCCAAGCTCGCCCAGGGCCTTGCGGCGCAGGGGATGCCGGCGGACATCGCCGCGGAAGAAGCCGGGCAATGGGCGAACAAGGACAAAAGGCGCGCGATCCTGAAGCTCTATCGATCGGCGAAGGGGCTCAGCTTCGCGCATGACTGGGCGCGAGACATCGGCAAACTGCCCGCGAACGGCGCGCTAATCTGGGGCGAGGGCGATCCCTATGTCGAACTGTCGGTGGCGCGGCGATTCGCGGCGAATACCGGCGTGCCACTGACCATCATCGAAGGGGCGGGGCATTGGGCGATCGCCGAGCGTCCGGCCGAGGTCGCGGCGGCGTTGCGCGACTATTGGAACGGTCTGTAA
- the mltG gene encoding endolytic transglycosylase MltG — translation MAMMALLLAACSGGAPRDAEVVIPPGASIARAGEILEQAGAVSAASFRNHARLFGGGDPIKPGEYRIKKGMDAGDILSLLQSGKTIQRLVMIPEGMPSIMVRDRLMAEPRLKGDIPVPAEGSILPDSYAFTTGETRAAVVARMQAAMDKAFAELWAKRTPRTAAKDRGEALTLASIVEKETSVPSERRTVAGVYTNRLAVGMKLQADPTIIYPITKGKPLGRRILRSEILAVNDYNTYSMIGLPKGPIANPGKASIAAVLDPEANDYLYFVAKGDGGHIFARTLAEHNANVQKWYALRRERGEME, via the coding sequence ATGGCGATGATGGCCTTGCTGCTCGCCGCCTGCTCGGGCGGCGCGCCGCGCGATGCCGAGGTGGTCATTCCGCCCGGCGCAAGCATCGCCAGGGCAGGCGAGATCCTCGAACAGGCGGGTGCGGTTTCGGCGGCGAGCTTTCGCAACCATGCGCGCCTCTTCGGCGGCGGCGATCCGATCAAGCCCGGCGAGTATAGAATCAAAAAAGGCATGGATGCGGGCGATATCCTGAGTCTTCTCCAGTCGGGCAAGACGATCCAGCGCCTCGTCATGATTCCCGAAGGCATGCCCTCGATCATGGTCCGCGACCGGCTGATGGCCGAACCGCGCCTGAAGGGCGACATCCCCGTGCCCGCCGAGGGCAGTATCCTTCCCGACAGCTATGCCTTCACCACCGGCGAAACCCGCGCCGCGGTCGTGGCGCGGATGCAGGCCGCGATGGACAAGGCGTTCGCCGAACTCTGGGCAAAGCGCACCCCGCGCACCGCGGCGAAAGACCGGGGTGAAGCGCTGACGCTTGCCTCGATCGTCGAGAAGGAAACCTCTGTCCCCTCCGAACGCCGCACCGTCGCGGGCGTTTATACCAACCGTCTCGCGGTGGGCATGAAACTCCAGGCCGACCCGACGATCATCTACCCGATCACCAAGGGCAAGCCGCTTGGCCGCCGCATCCTGCGCTCCGAAATCCTCGCGGTGAACGATTACAACACCTACAGCATGATCGGCCTGCCCAAGGGGCCGATCGCCAACCCCGGCAAGGCGTCGATCGCCGCGGTGCTCGACCCCGAGGCGAACGACTATCTCTATTTCGTCGCCAAGGGCGACGGCGGCCATATCTTCGCGCGCACGCTCGCCGAGCATAATGCCAATGTCCAGAAATGGTATGCGCTACGGCGCGAGCGCGGGGAAATGGAGTAA
- the fabF gene encoding beta-ketoacyl-ACP synthase II yields the protein MRRVVVTGLGLVTPLGADVETTWKNLIAGKSGAGTITHFDASDQKCTIACEVKGPDHEYGFDPSKRVDHKVQRQVDPFIIFGIDAAGQALEDAGLTDLTEEQKVRAGCSIGSGIGGLPGIESESLLLAEKGPSRVSPHFVHGRLINLISGQVSIKYGLKGPNHAVVTACSTGAHSIGDAARMIRDDDADVMLAGGAEATICPIGIAGFAQARALNMSYNDRPEQASRPYDKDRDGFVMGEGAGVVVLEEYEHAKARGAKIYAEVVGYGLSGDAYHVTAPDPEMDGAFRSMQAALKKAGMTPDDIDYINAHGTSTMADTIELGAVKRLFGDAMANVSMSSTKSAIGHLLGGAGAVETIFCILAIRDQIVPPTLNLDNPDEGTEGADLVPHVAKKRKVRAALNNSFGFGGTNASLIVKAVED from the coding sequence ATGCGCCGGGTTGTCGTGACAGGTTTGGGTTTGGTGACGCCGCTGGGCGCCGATGTCGAAACCACCTGGAAAAATCTGATCGCCGGTAAATCGGGCGCGGGGACCATTACCCATTTCGACGCGTCGGACCAGAAATGCACGATCGCGTGCGAGGTGAAGGGCCCCGATCACGAATATGGCTTCGATCCTAGCAAGCGCGTCGATCACAAGGTGCAGCGCCAGGTCGATCCGTTCATCATCTTCGGCATCGACGCGGCGGGCCAGGCGCTCGAGGACGCGGGCCTGACCGACCTTACCGAAGAACAGAAGGTTCGCGCCGGCTGCTCGATCGGCTCGGGCATCGGCGGCCTGCCGGGGATCGAGAGCGAAAGCCTGCTGCTCGCCGAAAAAGGTCCGAGCCGCGTTTCGCCGCACTTCGTCCACGGCCGCCTGATCAACCTGATTTCGGGCCAGGTCAGCATCAAATATGGACTGAAGGGCCCGAACCACGCCGTCGTCACCGCTTGCTCGACCGGCGCGCATTCGATCGGCGACGCGGCGCGGATGATTCGCGACGACGATGCCGACGTCATGCTCGCGGGCGGCGCCGAGGCGACGATCTGTCCGATCGGCATCGCCGGTTTCGCGCAGGCGCGCGCGCTCAACATGAGCTACAACGACCGCCCCGAACAGGCGAGCCGCCCCTATGACAAGGACCGCGATGGTTTCGTGATGGGCGAGGGCGCGGGCGTCGTCGTGCTCGAGGAATATGAGCATGCCAAGGCGCGCGGCGCGAAAATCTATGCCGAGGTCGTCGGTTACGGCCTGTCGGGCGACGCCTATCACGTCACCGCGCCCGACCCCGAAATGGACGGGGCCTTCCGCTCGATGCAGGCGGCGCTCAAGAAGGCGGGAATGACCCCCGACGACATCGACTATATCAACGCCCACGGCACCTCGACGATGGCCGACACGATCGAGCTTGGCGCGGTGAAGCGGCTGTTTGGCGACGCGATGGCGAATGTCTCGATGAGCTCGACCAAGTCCGCGATCGGCCATCTGCTCGGCGGCGCCGGTGCGGTCGAAACGATCTTCTGCATCCTCGCGATCCGCGACCAGATCGTCCCGCCGACGCTCAATCTCGATAATCCCGACGAGGGCACCGAAGGCGCCGACCTCGTCCCGCACGTCGCGAAAAAACGCAAGGTCCGCGCCGCGCTCAACAACAGTTTCGGCTTCGGCGGCACCAACGCCAGCCTGATCGTCAAAGCGGTCGAGGACTGA
- a CDS encoding acyl carrier protein, translated as MSDSAEKVKKIVVEHLGVEADKVTEEASFIDDLGADSLDIVELVMAFEEEFGVEIPDDAAEKIATVKDAIDYIEANKG; from the coding sequence ATGAGCGATTCGGCCGAAAAGGTTAAGAAGATCGTCGTCGAACATCTGGGCGTCGAAGCCGACAAGGTTACCGAAGAGGCGAGCTTCATCGACGACCTGGGCGCCGACAGCCTCGACATCGTCGAACTGGTGATGGCGTTCGAGGAAGAATTCGGCGTCGAAATCCCCGACGATGCGGCGGAAAAGATCGCCACCGTCAAGGATGCGATCGACTATATCGAAGCGAACAAGGGCTAA
- a CDS encoding tetratricopeptide repeat protein, which yields MDRTTTNQLPGRDDDDRIVAAEYERLRTSPLFTRSPVLSRLLQFLVEHRLQGGRSAPKAYAIATEALGRNADFDPAVDSYPRVMVGRLRTLLDRYYAETAWVHRLRVPQGSYEIVVQRRASPPVRPTAGEDDAPAADASGKAASPSRPDGRTASARRSFGLRWRWIALIVALALAAGWWASTHWARLSHSAAQPVPLLEISMPQSGDTPISRALARALESRLRDGLRRFDLVDLRSAGPAAVAAPADYRLDASIVRTIDGPADITLVLNRTADQRTIWSQQFHLAESEMPGFAAIDPAIAQIAGDYGVIVRDQVQRRPDDFAPGYPCLAQFNRMRQMRSPQGARQVDACLRATLDRKANDPVALNALSLLRFSDWQARRDTPEGAKAFAEARALAFRAYENGAGTAAGQFAMARANFYGRNCAGGLAMGNGALRLNPYDADLSGFMGLFKLACGQSEEGGLLLQRSLDLDSSYPGVPAVTLAFVRSQAGDQEGAMAILARVPSPSKLEPQYLLIRSIVLARQGHLPEARVGWRRLLDYTKQPADAAPETVLRQFMITPAVIERAAAAVRESGIPSTAPRP from the coding sequence ATGGACCGCACGACAACGAACCAGCTTCCGGGGCGCGACGATGACGACCGGATTGTCGCGGCCGAATATGAGCGGCTGCGCACGTCGCCGCTGTTCACGCGGTCGCCGGTCCTGTCGCGGTTGCTCCAGTTCCTGGTCGAGCATCGCCTGCAAGGCGGGCGCAGCGCGCCCAAGGCTTATGCCATCGCGACCGAAGCGCTGGGCCGCAACGCCGATTTCGACCCCGCCGTCGATAGCTATCCGCGCGTCATGGTGGGGCGGCTCAGGACGTTGCTCGACCGCTATTATGCCGAAACGGCGTGGGTGCATCGGCTGCGGGTGCCGCAGGGAAGCTATGAGATCGTCGTTCAGCGCCGCGCTTCGCCTCCGGTGCGGCCGACGGCCGGGGAGGATGACGCACCAGCGGCCGACGCGTCCGGTAAGGCCGCGTCGCCGTCACGCCCCGATGGCCGGACGGCTTCGGCGCGCCGCTCGTTCGGACTCCGCTGGCGCTGGATAGCGCTGATCGTTGCGCTTGCGCTCGCCGCCGGATGGTGGGCATCGACTCATTGGGCGCGCTTGTCGCATTCGGCCGCACAGCCCGTGCCGCTGCTCGAGATTTCGATGCCCCAATCGGGCGACACACCGATATCGCGCGCGCTAGCCCGCGCGCTCGAAAGCCGACTTCGCGACGGGCTGCGCCGGTTTGATCTGGTCGATCTGCGCAGCGCCGGACCGGCTGCCGTGGCGGCGCCTGCCGATTACCGGCTCGACGCCTCGATCGTCCGCACGATCGACGGACCGGCCGACATCACGCTGGTGCTCAATCGCACCGCCGACCAGCGCACCATCTGGTCGCAGCAATTCCACCTGGCCGAGAGCGAAATGCCCGGATTCGCCGCGATCGATCCCGCGATCGCCCAGATCGCGGGCGATTATGGCGTCATCGTGCGCGACCAGGTTCAGCGGCGCCCCGACGATTTCGCCCCCGGCTATCCCTGCCTCGCGCAATTCAACCGGATGCGGCAGATGCGCAGTCCGCAGGGCGCGCGACAGGTCGATGCCTGCCTGCGCGCGACGCTCGACCGCAAGGCGAACGACCCGGTCGCGCTGAACGCGCTGTCGCTGCTTCGCTTCAGCGACTGGCAGGCGCGGCGCGACACGCCCGAGGGGGCCAAGGCGTTCGCCGAGGCGCGGGCGCTGGCGTTCCGCGCCTATGAAAATGGCGCCGGCACGGCGGCGGGGCAGTTCGCGATGGCGCGCGCGAATTTCTATGGCCGCAATTGCGCGGGCGGGCTGGCGATGGGCAATGGCGCGTTGCGGCTCAACCCCTATGACGCCGACCTTTCCGGGTTCATGGGGCTGTTCAAGCTGGCCTGCGGTCAGAGCGAAGAGGGGGGGCTGCTGTTGCAGCGCTCGCTCGACCTCGATTCCTCCTATCCGGGGGTTCCGGCGGTGACGCTGGCGTTCGTCCGGTCGCAGGCGGGCGATCAGGAAGGGGCGATGGCGATTCTCGCTCGCGTCCCGTCGCCCAGCAAGCTGGAACCGCAATATCTGCTCATCCGGTCGATCGTGCTGGCACGTCAGGGACATTTACCCGAAGCGCGCGTCGGCTGGCGTCGCCTGCTCGACTATACGAAGCAGCCCGCGGATGCGGCGCCCGAAACGGTGCTGCGACAGTTCATGATCACGCCCGCGGTGATCGAGCGCGCGGCGGCGGCGGTGCGCGAATCGGGTATCCCGTCGACGGCGCCGAGGCCCTGA
- a CDS encoding VOC family protein, with the protein MLGYVTMGTNDLERARAFYSGLLGTIGASELMRMSDTEANGFTLYGTGWGQPGIAVTRPYDGAPAERGNGHMAAIVVDERAKVDLLHAKALALGGTCEGAPGVRGEEGEQAFYAGYFRDPDGNKLCAFRIGPA; encoded by the coding sequence ATGCTGGGCTATGTCACCATGGGAACGAACGACCTCGAACGCGCCCGTGCCTTCTATTCGGGCCTGCTCGGGACGATCGGTGCGAGCGAGCTGATGCGGATGTCCGACACCGAAGCGAATGGCTTCACGCTCTATGGCACCGGCTGGGGCCAGCCGGGGATCGCGGTGACGCGCCCCTATGACGGCGCGCCGGCCGAGCGTGGGAACGGCCATATGGCCGCGATCGTCGTCGACGAGCGGGCCAAGGTCGATTTGCTTCACGCGAAGGCTCTCGCGCTTGGCGGCACCTGCGAAGGCGCGCCCGGGGTTCGCGGCGAGGAGGGCGAGCAGGCTTTTTACGCCGGCTATTTCCGCGATCCAGACGGCAACAAGCTCTGCGCGTTCAGGATCGGGCCTGCCTGA
- a CDS encoding DUF3617 domain-containing protein: protein MKKFLTIATLGVALAVTGCGKSESNAGGTVKREAGNWKTDVKLVKFEVPGMPPEMKDGMAKMMEGASGMDQCFTQEQVDKEDIASELAKGPGSGGECKWAKKEVAGGKIDVAGTCTANGQTVDMAMNGTMEAKKTDVTITTKGKVPNGQGDMEMVLQMTSTHTGPCKDGAATTKS from the coding sequence ATGAAGAAATTTCTGACGATCGCGACCCTTGGGGTTGCGCTGGCGGTCACCGGCTGCGGCAAGAGCGAGAGTAATGCCGGCGGCACGGTGAAGCGCGAGGCCGGCAATTGGAAGACCGACGTCAAGCTGGTGAAATTCGAAGTCCCCGGCATGCCGCCCGAAATGAAGGACGGCATGGCGAAGATGATGGAAGGCGCCAGCGGCATGGACCAGTGCTTCACCCAGGAACAGGTCGACAAGGAGGACATCGCGTCCGAACTCGCCAAGGGCCCTGGCAGCGGCGGCGAGTGCAAATGGGCGAAGAAGGAGGTCGCCGGCGGCAAGATCGACGTCGCGGGCACCTGCACCGCCAACGGCCAGACGGTCGACATGGCGATGAACGGCACGATGGAAGCCAAGAAGACCGACGTGACGATCACGACCAAGGGCAAGGTGCCGAACGGGCAGGGCGATATGGAAATGGTGCTGCAGATGACGAGCACCCACACCGGCCCGTGCAAGGACGGCGCGGCGACGACCAAGAGCTGA
- the uvrB gene encoding excinuclease ABC subunit UvrB: MAIQIRTSLDEIDTGEAYVPHRPARPEKVEGGKRFELVSDYEPAGDQPTAIRELVSTAQGGERDQVLLGVTGSGKTFTMAKVIDELQRPALILAPNKILAAQLYGEFKSFFPNNAVEYFVSYYDYYQPEAYVPRSDTYIEKESSVNEAIDRMRHSATRALLERDDVIIVASVSCLYGIGSVETYSAMIFDLKKGQVADNREIIRKLVALQYKRNDQAFARGNFRVRGDSLEIFPSHYEDMAWRVSFFGDEIEEITEFDPLTGKKIATLNYVRVFANSHYVTPGPTLKQASEAIRHELAERLKELEAEGRLLEAQRLEQRTHFDLEMIAATGSCAGIENYSRFLTGRLPGEPPPTLFEYLPDNALLFVDESHQTIPQIGAMSKGDHRRKITLAEYGFRLPSCIDNRPLRFAEWDMMRPQTVSVSATPGTWEMDRTQGVFAEQVIRPTGLIDPPVEIKPVEEQVDDLIAEAKKTAAAGYRTLVTTLTKRMAEDLTEFLHEAGLKVRYMHSDVETLERIEIIRDLRLGVFDVLVGINLLREGLDIPECGLVAILDADKEGFLRSETSLVQTIGRAARNVDGRVILYADRITGSMERAMRETDRRREKQNAYNIEHGITPTTIKRNIGDIIAHVASKDQVTIDLGDDKPDHMVGHNLRAYIADLEKKMRDAAADLEFEEAGRLRDEIRKLEADELGLPTGEQVVPRVGRSNEGKPGTRKGRFGKQSKTKWGR; this comes from the coding sequence ATGGCAATCCAGATTCGCACATCGCTCGACGAAATCGACACCGGCGAGGCCTATGTCCCGCATCGCCCCGCACGCCCCGAAAAGGTCGAGGGCGGCAAGCGATTCGAGCTGGTTAGCGACTATGAGCCCGCCGGCGACCAGCCGACCGCGATCCGCGAACTGGTATCCACCGCGCAGGGCGGCGAGCGCGACCAGGTGCTGCTCGGCGTCACGGGGTCGGGCAAGACCTTCACCATGGCGAAGGTGATCGACGAATTGCAGCGCCCGGCGCTGATCCTCGCGCCGAACAAGATCCTCGCGGCGCAGCTCTATGGCGAGTTCAAGAGCTTTTTCCCGAACAATGCGGTCGAATATTTCGTCAGCTATTACGACTATTACCAGCCCGAAGCCTATGTGCCGCGGTCGGACACTTACATCGAAAAAGAGTCGAGCGTGAACGAGGCGATCGACCGCATGCGCCATTCGGCGACGCGCGCGCTGCTCGAACGCGACGACGTGATCATCGTCGCGTCGGTGTCGTGCCTCTATGGCATCGGGTCGGTCGAGACCTACTCCGCGATGATCTTCGACCTCAAGAAAGGCCAGGTCGCCGACAATCGCGAGATCATCCGCAAGCTCGTCGCGCTGCAATATAAACGCAACGATCAAGCGTTCGCGCGCGGCAATTTCCGCGTCCGCGGCGACAGCCTCGAAATCTTCCCGTCGCACTATGAGGATATGGCGTGGCGCGTCAGCTTCTTCGGCGACGAGATCGAGGAAATCACCGAATTCGACCCGCTGACCGGCAAGAAGATCGCGACCCTCAACTATGTCCGCGTCTTCGCCAACTCGCACTATGTGACCCCCGGTCCAACGCTCAAGCAGGCGAGCGAAGCGATCCGCCACGAACTCGCCGAGCGGCTGAAGGAGCTTGAGGCCGAGGGCCGGTTGCTCGAAGCGCAGCGCCTCGAACAGCGCACCCATTTCGACCTTGAGATGATCGCCGCGACCGGAAGCTGCGCGGGGATCGAGAATTACAGCCGCTTCCTCACCGGCCGCCTGCCCGGCGAACCGCCGCCGACCCTGTTCGAATATCTCCCCGACAATGCTCTGCTCTTCGTCGACGAAAGCCACCAGACGATCCCGCAGATCGGCGCGATGTCGAAGGGCGACCATCGCCGCAAGATCACGCTGGCCGAATATGGATTCCGCCTGCCCTCGTGCATCGACAACCGGCCCTTACGCTTTGCCGAATGGGACATGATGCGGCCGCAGACGGTCAGCGTGTCGGCGACGCCGGGGACGTGGGAGATGGACCGCACCCAGGGCGTCTTCGCCGAACAGGTGATCCGCCCCACCGGCCTGATCGACCCGCCGGTCGAGATCAAGCCGGTCGAGGAGCAGGTTGACGATCTGATCGCCGAGGCGAAGAAAACCGCGGCGGCGGGATACCGCACGCTGGTCACCACCCTCACCAAGCGGATGGCCGAGGATCTGACCGAATTCCTCCACGAGGCGGGGCTGAAGGTCCGCTATATGCACAGCGACGTCGAGACGCTCGAACGCATCGAGATCATCCGCGACCTGCGCCTTGGGGTGTTCGACGTCCTCGTCGGCATCAACCTGCTGCGCGAGGGGCTCGACATCCCCGAATGCGGGCTCGTCGCCATCCTCGACGCCGACAAGGAAGGGTTTCTGCGCAGCGAGACCAGCCTCGTCCAGACGATCGGCCGCGCGGCGCGCAACGTCGACGGCCGCGTCATCCTCTATGCCGACCGCATCACCGGCAGCATGGAACGCGCGATGCGTGAGACCGATCGCCGCCGCGAGAAGCAGAACGCCTATAATATCGAGCATGGCATCACGCCGACGACGATCAAGCGCAATATCGGCGACATCATCGCCCATGTCGCGTCGAAGGATCAGGTCACCATCGACCTGGGCGACGACAAGCCCGACCATATGGTCGGCCACAATCTGCGCGCCTATATCGCCGACCTCGAAAAGAAGATGCGCGACGCCGCCGCCGACCTGGAATTCGAGGAAGCCGGCCGCCTGCGCGACGAAATCCGCAAGCTGGAAGCCGACGAGTTGGGGTTGCCAACGGGCGAGCAGGTCGTACCGCGCGTCGGGCGCAGCAACGAGGGCAAGCCGGGAACGCGCAAAGGCCGGTTCGGGAAGCAGAGCAAGACGAAGTGGGGGCGGTGA
- a CDS encoding S10 family peptidase, with translation MKTGLSIIALALAVAAPSILFAQDAPTEKAADKAKTEKPVDYTPQTHTTKLSGTFGGQRIAYAATIGETILKNKDEVPEAAIVTTAYIKEPRDPSRPVTFLFNGGPGSGTVWLMMGAFGPKRVAIPGDARDDGAPPYPIVDNPDALLDVTDVVFIDPPGTGFSHLIGKADPKNYYGVTQDAKAVAEVIRLWLNDNGRWNSPKFLGGESYGTTRSAAVANQLMNETFNDVGLNGIILISTVLDFAAGADTPGNELSYITNLPSMATTALYHGKASAPSVEQFAEEARQWAIGPYAAALLKGQKLQGEERAAVRRELARFTGLSEDYLERADLRVTPSRFYKELLRDRGLTIGRLDSRYTGKDYDNAGEEPDNDPSFYGIDAGYTAAINSWARDTLGFKTDREYQSIGNVGPWDWRIGGRDTNAYLNVAPYIGQALRENSGLRVFVGQGYYDFATPFFAAEYALSRTGIPQDRIEYKYYGAGHMMYLRGEDRHKLAEDVRAFIRAR, from the coding sequence ATGAAAACGGGTCTGTCGATCATCGCGCTGGCGCTCGCCGTCGCTGCGCCTTCGATTCTTTTCGCACAGGACGCGCCGACCGAGAAGGCGGCCGACAAGGCGAAGACCGAAAAGCCGGTCGATTATACGCCCCAGACCCACACGACCAAGCTCTCCGGCACCTTTGGCGGCCAGCGGATCGCCTATGCCGCGACGATCGGCGAGACGATCCTCAAGAACAAGGACGAGGTGCCCGAAGCCGCGATCGTCACCACCGCCTATATCAAGGAACCGCGCGACCCCAGCCGTCCGGTGACTTTCCTGTTCAACGGCGGCCCCGGATCGGGCACCGTCTGGCTGATGATGGGCGCCTTTGGCCCCAAGCGCGTCGCGATCCCCGGCGACGCGCGCGACGACGGCGCCCCGCCTTACCCGATCGTCGACAATCCCGACGCGCTGCTCGATGTCACCGACGTCGTCTTCATCGATCCACCGGGCACGGGCTTTTCGCACCTGATCGGCAAGGCCGACCCCAAGAATTATTATGGCGTGACGCAGGACGCCAAGGCGGTCGCCGAGGTGATCCGCCTGTGGCTCAACGACAATGGCCGCTGGAACAGCCCCAAATTCCTCGGCGGCGAAAGCTATGGCACGACGCGCTCGGCGGCGGTCGCCAACCAGTTGATGAACGAAACCTTCAACGATGTGGGGCTGAACGGCATCATCCTGATCTCGACGGTGCTCGACTTCGCGGCGGGGGCCGACACGCCGGGTAACGAACTCAGCTATATCACCAACCTGCCTTCGATGGCGACGACCGCGCTCTATCATGGCAAGGCGAGCGCGCCGTCGGTCGAGCAATTCGCCGAGGAAGCGCGGCAATGGGCGATCGGCCCCTATGCCGCCGCGCTGCTGAAGGGGCAGAAATTGCAGGGCGAGGAACGCGCGGCGGTCCGCCGCGAACTGGCGCGCTTCACCGGCCTGTCGGAGGATTATCTCGAACGCGCCGACCTGCGGGTGACGCCCAGCCGCTTCTACAAGGAACTGCTCCGCGATCGCGGGCTGACGATCGGGCGGCTCGACAGCCGCTACACCGGCAAGGATTATGACAATGCGGGCGAAGAGCCCGACAACGACCCGAGCTTCTATGGCATCGATGCGGGCTATACCGCCGCGATCAACAGTTGGGCGCGCGACACGCTGGGGTTCAAGACGGATCGCGAATATCAGTCGATCGGCAATGTCGGCCCATGGGACTGGCGGATCGGCGGGCGCGACACCAACGCCTATCTGAACGTCGCGCCCTATATCGGGCAGGCGCTACGCGAAAATTCAGGCCTGCGGGTGTTCGTCGGCCAGGGCTATTATGATTTCGCGACGCCCTTTTTCGCCGCCGAATATGCGCTGTCGCGCACCGGCATCCCACAGGACCGCATCGAATATAAATATTATGGCGCGGGCCACATGATGTACCTGCGCGGCGAGGACCGGCACAAATTGGCCGAGGATGTCCGGGCGTTTATTCGGGCGCGGTAG
- a CDS encoding NRDE family protein has product MCVVALAHRVHPDWPLILIGNRDEFHARPAAPLAEWDDGSGIVAGRDLQAGGTWLGVHRPSGRVVVVTNVRGAMPDPAKESRGQLVVDLLRGTGRFADPGEADLDRFNAFNLFAVDGGARRFTNRPQRLVTSLEPGVHALANEPVDQPCPRAERLRAALAAVVEAGTAPEGLLDTLTAESDPALFLLGDVYGTRASTLVAIAANGSVRMIERRYEAGGRPAGTTALQFRLG; this is encoded by the coding sequence ATGTGCGTCGTCGCCCTCGCCCACCGCGTCCATCCCGACTGGCCGCTGATTTTGATCGGAAACCGCGACGAATTCCACGCACGGCCCGCCGCGCCGTTGGCCGAATGGGACGACGGCAGCGGCATCGTCGCGGGGCGCGACCTCCAGGCGGGCGGGACATGGCTTGGCGTGCATCGACCGAGCGGGCGCGTCGTGGTGGTCACCAATGTTCGCGGCGCGATGCCCGATCCGGCAAAGGAATCGCGGGGACAACTCGTCGTCGACCTGCTGCGCGGGACCGGGCGCTTTGCCGATCCGGGCGAGGCCGATCTCGACCGGTTCAATGCGTTCAACCTGTTCGCGGTCGATGGCGGTGCACGGCGGTTCACCAACCGCCCGCAGCGGCTGGTTACATCTCTGGAACCTGGCGTCCATGCGCTCGCCAACGAGCCGGTCGACCAGCCTTGCCCGCGCGCCGAGCGGCTGCGCGCGGCGCTGGCGGCGGTGGTCGAGGCCGGAACCGCTCCCGAAGGCCTGCTCGATACGCTGACCGCCGAGAGCGATCCGGCGTTGTTCCTGCTTGGCGATGTTTACGGCACGCGCGCTTCGACGCTTGTCGCCATCGCTGCCAATGGAAGCGTGCGCATGATCGAGCGCCGATACGAAGCGGGCGGCCGTCCCGCTGGAACGACCGCCCTGCAATTTCGTCTCGGCTGA